The Arachis ipaensis cultivar K30076 chromosome B10, Araip1.1, whole genome shotgun sequence DNA window NNNNNNNNNNNNNNNNNNNNNNNNNNNNNNNNNNNNNNNNNNNNNNNNNNNNNNNNNNNNNNNNNNNNNNNNNNNNNNNNNNNNNNNNNNNNNNNNNNNNNNNNNNNNNNNNNNNNNNNNNNNNNNNNNNNNNNNNNNNNNNNNNNNNNNNNNNNNNNNNNNNNNNNNNNNNNNNNNNNNNNNNNNNNNNNNNNNNNNNNNNNNNNNNNNNNNNNNNNNNNNNNNNNNNNNNNNNNNNNNNNNNNNNNNNNNNNNNNNNNNNNNNNNNNNNNNNNNNNNNNNNNNNNNNNNNNNNNNNNNNNNNNNNNNNNNNNNNNNNNNNNNNTAAGAATTATTTAAGTTTAAAATTTGTGATATTTATTACCCtggtttttttatataaattaaataaatatattatttatggATATCAATAATTTGTAGTATTTTTACGAAATTACATTGTATtatttatttcgtttacagtgtaaacaaaataattttaaaagtacTCTGTTTATACTGTGAAGTATGTGAAAATTTCTAAAGATATATCAAGGGTGTGCATGCGTAATACGTGAAAATTAATGTACTCTACATATTTCGTTTATACGGTAAACAAAATACGAATACatgtaattataaaaaaattaattttgatagNNNNNNNNNNNtttgaaaattttattttatgtgtaaataatttaaaattaaaaagtaacaacttaaataaataataataatttatgatttaaaagaATAGTCtgtaaataacttaaaatttaaaaaataacaacctaataACAAACTaagcaagtaatttaaaatttaaaaaataacttaaaattaaaaaaataacaacctaagcaaaACAATTTTAAGTAAATAacttaaatttaaaaagtaacaaCATCTTTTAAATTCGATTTTGTATTGTTTTGTTTTAAAAGGACGTTTTGTTACCGTTTTAAATTTAAGCTCttgtagtcaccaaaaaaaaatttaagctcTTGTTATTTTGTTTTCGAAGTTATTTCTTACTACTTGCTTCTTATTGTTTTGTTATTGCTTATTACTTTTAAATTGTTGATTTTATTATTAAACAACCAtcctaattttaaaataatttataaataactttgtttaaattagtttaataatattaaaatttaaatatctaaCTACCTTGCTAATAAACTCGAAAACTAAATCCTTATTGATATCTAACAACCTATTcgaataatttatatattaattttttttaaaattagttcaataatattaagatttaaataTCTAACTACCTTGttaataaattcgaaaattaaatctttattattataatctacaaataataaattataaattataatccAATTTCACAGCCACATAGTATCAACTTTACATGTTGACTTTCGCAATCAGCACCACAGATTCACCCATTTAAAATTGTATGCAatgaaatatattaaaatttagttTATGTTtacttataaattaaaataacttTTTGGATCACCGAAGATGAGATGAAATATTTGAAACATATGAGTTATTTTAATAATCAAGAATCATTTTAGTACCAACTATGAAATTGAGAGATTTTAAAAGTTACAAGAAGCGAAGAAAGACTTGTGAATCTTTTAGAAGAAAGTATTTTTGAGATATATATAATAAACATCATAAACAATATAAGAAATAATGATTCGGAAGATGTACTCGCTATATATATTGGTGTTGCTCCAAACAGATATTATTTGCATTTAATAATAAATGTACAAATAGAATAATCTTCTCTAACTAAAGCTTTGACAATATTAAACTTTAGTCCAATTTAGAAACTTTTTTTAATAATCAACATGTCTAAtcctatttaatttaaaaattttagatattattttttaaatttttttatatttaagatATGACTCAAATTATATTTTCTACAAATTTTagatagttttttttttccaaaatttttaaaattttaagatgaTTTCATCATcctaataattttaaatattttttttaggccttttgaattaaaaattaaatgtGACTCATATTCGATTTCCACTACTTTAAAAAATTTACATACAAAATCAGTGaagtataaaaaattataattttacatATGACATTGGAATCAAAAACTTAATAATTGATTCAAAAATCTATCATGATTTTATATTAGTTTAAAAATATTATCTAATGAATACAAATTATACTAAGATTTACGATAATATAATACAATCTAAGAATACACAATATGTGTCTTAaattacaaattattttttttgcaaACTAATGCATCTTTTATTTGTTCTTTTATTCTACTTTGCATCATTTTCGCCATCTTTAATTACATTATTTTTTGGCTTTAATCAGTGTATTACTGATTGAGTAATActatatatttgtctttttataaaTTAAGGGCCGTTTGGCATAAgttttttcttttaacttttaacttatgaaaatgtaTAGTATTAATGTCTGATATAATTTTTAAAGTCAAATTACAATTTTCTATAAAGTTATTTTAGTGCTTATAAATAAGCTAAAAAAAttacttctctcataataaaaagttttttttatcactcttctcttaaaataagtaattttaaaactaaaaaactaaatacaaaataacttatttataagttacttttaatataaacatttattgtttaagctattttttaaaaaagagctTAATTAAGCTGTTTACCTACACTGAACCTAAGTCTAATCAAAAAAAAACTAACTTAATTAGACTTGGTTAATAAATAGAGAAGTGGGAAGTGACTAGCcttgttttgattttgatttcaagCAATTATCATTAATCTTTTTCTTCTGCTATATTTTGCTTGACTTATTGTCAATGTGACAATGTAGGATTCCTTGAAACTGATTGGTAGGTATTTCAACTGCTGTCCAAATAACACAGTGATAATTTTGTTTACTTTATTGTTCTTATTTCTCAGGCTTATAGTGATAGAATATAATCAAAAGCTAAAATCCTCATTCAGAAAGAAACTTATAGTGGACCATTAAAATTATTGGTTTATACCTTAAAACATTCGCCATTTCAAACATCTATGATCTAACACATTGCTGTTGGTGGCTCTGGATTGAAATGAACCATATCATGCTTGGGTTTTCAGTACTCATGCATTTTCATGCTTTAGATTGAATGTCATGATTGAATCATTATGGGATAAGAGAATTAATGTAGCAATGCTGAATGGACTAGGTCTGATGTGCATGCTAATATTGTGTTTTTACCCATTTCCTTATGTGTATAGTGCCCAATTAACGATCAAGAGGAGTGTTAGgaggccagcaatttttgtgatttgtagtcatcaatgatgtttttaatggtgtggaattactcacttttcttttgctggttacatgctggccagtaTTTAATAAAGTTGTTGGCCTTCTAGACTTTTCCAAAGATCAATATCTTTCCGTTACATAATATTCATTTCTAGCTTATTTTTCTTTGCAGTGTGTATGGAGAACCTATTCCTGTTAAGGAACTTGCTGAACGCGTGGCTAGTTATGTGCACCTTTGCACACTCTACTTTTTCGTATTTTTTTACATCAATAACATATTGTTGGCGATTTCACAGACCTTTTGGATGTGGTGTCATACTAGGAGGTTATGACAGAGATGGACCACAATTGTACATGGTTGAACCTTCTGGTATTTCCTATGTTAGTGAACCTTTTGTTTTGTTGACAACTTCTGAAATTATATTTACTATTATTTAGCAATACCTGAACTATTGAGGTTCCTTTTCTTTGCAGTTTCACATACAGCTTTTCTACTAATTTGTTCTTCTTGCTATGTTCTAGAGATATTTTGGTGCTGCAATTGGGAAAGGCAGGCAGGCTGCAAAAACGTAAGGGAATTAACGTTAATCATAATTATTATATTCAATAATAAATGTAAAATtaaattttccttttaattgtttTTGGTAGGGAGGTTATCCTCCTTTCAATTTCCATTGTTGGCTTTCTCTTGGCTTTTAGGGTATGTTTGGTTGAAGGGTAAATGATATAGAAAAACATTTGTGCTGTTTAATAACTACTACGTTGAGTTGCTATTTTATAGAATCGTGCTTTGTGAAGTTTGATAGTAATTTGCTAGGTTAATACTCAAAATCGTCCCGGAAAGAAAAGATCACGCGATCTCCATTTTCATCatgaatgattttttttaatcaaattagttcttgaatgatttttttttttaaatcatgttCGTCCTTCCGATAACTTCCTCACGCTATCGTTAACGATCTGCTGACCTGGAACGTGAAGTGGCAAGACAAATTATACCTGGCATGCCGTGTGTATTGCTGACGATATATGTTTAGCAAAATGTATCAATTTACTCCCTAAATCTCAATTAAATAAACCCTAATTCCCATCTTCCCATGAACATGATGCATTGCTCGAGTGTTGTTGCTGTTCCAGCTGCTATTGAGGGAGGAGAAAATCGATTTCGACGCTATGATGGGAGCAGAAGTGGAGGTCCCAGTGGTGGGTTGCCGTCGCACTCACATAGTAGCTATGCTTCGAGCTCGTCCAtgcgaagaagaaggaaaaacgaTGAGGAAACCTGTTGTATTATCAACCACTGCAACTTTTTCTTCAGGTAAATAGGTCTATAGTTTTAACTACTTCATACTTTATTGTATATGCTTTCTCATTCACGGATCAAATCCCATTAAGATTTAATTACAAAAAATACCTTCCTTTTCTATCATTATGTTTTGGTCATTAACATCTTCAGTTTcttattttcatgttttcttttttccCGAAGAAGATTGATGCCTTTTTATTGGAAACTGCATAACATAAGCAAGTGCAAAGTTTCAAGGTCCTCAAGTTTAGTGCAATTAGTTCCAACTTATTACTTGTATGCTTAGCAACCATTTTGCTACTATAAGATAGAACACATCCAGATtaggataaaaattaaaaagagcaaACAGACACATTCTATGATTGGAACTTTAACTGATTTAATGATACATGAAAATGTACAACTTGCTTCATTTACAAAGTTGTCATTATTACATTTTAGCAAATATCTGATGTTTTTTTCATTTTGTGCATACTTTATAGGGAGCCAAGGAAAATACTCCTACCTTTAGCTTGGGCAGAGTTGAAGAGGGTGAATATGCAGTTGATTTTCATGCCCGGTTATCCCTGTTACAAGCCTTCTCCGTTTGCGTCGCCATTTTGCATGGCACTTAACCATTATCTCAATGTAATTCACTGGAAATGCTTATGAGAGAGGAAGCAGAGCTTTTTATGCAATCAAAGGAGAAGAACAAGACTCTACCTTATGTAATGATGCACCTTTTTCTCCTGTTGCACGAGTATAACAAAAATGGGAGCTACAGATTCTACATATCTAAAGTATAAAGAGTTAGAGACAGAACAGAACAGAATGCATTGCTCCATAGGAGAAATTGAATTATTCTTTATAgtaatttagttttatttattctataaTCTGTAAAATGTAAATGGAATAGAGTTAATTTTGTCCACAAACTTGTATTATAATGGGATAGTTAGAACTTAGAAAGGAAAAAATGTAAAAATAGTAACcgtttctcttttgtaaatagaTGTCTGTAACTGAAAAAGCATGACATGTTTGCAAAAtaacacaataaaaataaaacttcATCACCGTTGCCTTTACTTTATTACCTTTTGTATCTGATTTGCCTTTATATTAGGACTTCTTTATATATGATGGTGTAAGTAATGCATAAATATATTTGATTAACAGGTGTACTCATAATCCAAGTTGCCATTTATAAACTCTACTTTCAGTTTACAAAAGTTTAACCATGATAATTGGAAACAAAAAATCCAGCAACCTAAAGCCATCATACCACATTCACTTTCTCCTACCTGTACATATATGACATGCAAAGTAAAGCTCCTACTAAGATGACCATTATCAGACCAGCGAACATGAAACACATTAACATTTTGAGTACTCTGACTTCTGCTTCTAAACTACTTATTCTCCATGCTAATTTAACCTTCCAATTTTCATAATCAATCTCCACTTCTACATCAGTTTTTAGGACCCCCTTTGGACCTTCTACAACAACTACATGTTCATTTTCCTCAACCCATTTAAAAAAATTGCAGTGGCTCCCCTTCTGAAAACATTGAATAAGAAAGTTAATCCCACATAAATGGTGAAAGCCAAGATGATGCTATCATTTATACAAAATTAAACTCACCCGGTATCTTGGACAAGTATGAAACAACCTATTTGAATTCTGTGATGTCCCAGATTTCTTAATCAAAGTTTTTAAACCGCAGAAACAGGTTTCCTCATcgtttttccttctttttcgcaTGGATGAGCTCGAAGCATAGCTACCATGTGAGTGCGACGGCAACCCACTACCGGGACCTCCACTTCCGCTCCCCATCGTGGCGCCGAAATCGAATTTCTCCTCCCTCAACAGCTGCTGGATCTGCAACAACACTCAAGCAATGCATTCATGTTCATGGGAAGATGGGAATTAGGGTTTATTTAATTGAGACTCAGGGACTAAATTGATACATTTTGCTAAACATATCTCGTTAGCAACACACACGGCATGTCAGGTGTAATTCGTATTGCCACTTCACGTTCCAGGTCAACAGATCGTTAACGACAGCGTCAGAAAGTTAACGGAAGGACGACcgtgatttaaaaaaaatcattcagggactaatttgattaaaaaaaatcattcagGGACGCAAATGGAAATCACGTGATTtttcagggacgaatttgagtattaacccgTAATTTGCTGAAGGTAATCAAGTGGGAGGGTAGACCATCCCCTTtttaccttttatttttattataagtgtAAAATTTGTCAGACTGATCAAGATTTGCATTGAGTACCAAATGCTAATACAGAATATCAGCCAATGGAAACTTTTAATCATTTACCTTAGTACCAGCAGAAGTAGAAGCTCCAGTTGCTCCAGTTGCTCCAGTTGACTGCTGCTGAGCAAAGCCACTATGCTTATGGATTTCTACATGCAGCTCAGGAGCCTTGAAAAAAAGATGTTAGTTATTGAAGTGGTCCAGTAATCAGCCAACCAGAGAATTTTACATGAGCAAGTTATTAACGAAAAAGATAAAAACACATCACCAAGAAAGATAGCATACAAATAAAGAAAGTAATTAACCTCTAAAAGCACGGAAAGCTGGGAGAAATCCAACAAGGAACACCTCAAACAATAACTCAATTACTTTGTGAACCAGATGAACAGACCCAATCCTTTACCCAAAACAAGTGTTAAAAAGAAATCATTGCAGTATTCTACCAGTATACATATTCTCAATCAACCACTGTGTTCAATTTGATTTAAATTGAATATGTTGAGGATCCTAAGATTCATGAGTCAGGCATGTCTTTACAGAAATATCCATAATCCAAAAGTCAACACACAGTCTCATACTATCATAGATAATTGCAGATTTCGGGATCATTTTACAATATTCAACAGCAACTTAGTTTGTTTCAAAGTTTGGCAAACAAACCACAGCACCCAATATATGAGTATTTGCTCTCCAGGACTATAGATACACCATTGATGTAATATGACGCATTCAGATATTATAAATGGATGGAAAATAACAAAACTAAGATGCAAGaggaaaaaaatcaaatcttcaaATACGTTTTCAAACTTGCAGTGAAATCCAGGCTTCATAGGTCAGGAAGGGTATGACAACTTTCTCAGTGGCTTATCCTAGAAGATGGTTCGGTTAAAGTCAATGTTGATGGGAGTCTGAACAAGGAAACCAAGACTGGGGGTTGTGGTATCTTGACCCGATACCATGTGGGCATCTGTAAAGGGTCTTTTTCTTCAAATGCAGGAGAACTGGATAACTATTATTGAACTTCATGACACTTCCAACAAGTAAAGCAGATAAAATAGAAAGATAAACAAAATATTACAATGCAGTGAATACCTTGGCAGCCACTTCCAATGATTTGAGGTATTGTTCATTGCTAGGATCCTATATAGACAATGAAAAACCTTCAttattcaaatcattttcataagCACATTACTCCCCAATCACATAGTAAAGTTAACCGAACAAAGAACGGACCTCATCAACAGCTTGCTGGAAGTACTCAGCTCCCTTATCGAAATAAACTTTCGCCTCATCACGGTCAGGAATTAAGAATGCTTGAGAGGTGTGAGCTTTTCCAAGGGACCAAAGAGTACCATGCTTCTTGGGATTAACCACAAGAGCCTCCTCCAGTTTCGAAACAGCATCTGCGCTCCCAGCGAGACATCCATAATCAAAGTTCAATACAAAGGTCCAAACCACATTCTTACCATTTACAAAttcaattggaaaaaaaaaatctagttgtAGCAGAGTAACATGAGTTAGACGGAATACGGATATACTTTGATTCGGATCATGTAATCGGGAAAAAAAATCATTTATTGGCCAAAAAATGTGCAAAGAATTCACCTTCGATCATTTTCTTAGCTTCGGGTAAAGTCTGAAATTGTGACAACTCTAACAAAGCTCCGCCCCATCTTGTCAAGTTCTACACATAAAGcagacaattttttttttcatataactTACGGTCCTTAATTATCACAAGAATTGCAACCACATCTAAATAAACACATAAAAGACATTTCAAAGTTTTAATTAACAGGAAAATATTGAAAATTGAGAAGACGAAGAAGTGAACAACTGACGTCGGCATCGAGAGGGTTCTTGGCGTATCCGGCTTCGGCGGTTTTACGGGCGTGCTCGTAGAGCAAAAGCTGATCGAACTCGTTCTGCTGCAAATCCATggcgcctctctctctctctctctctctcgcactCTATAGGGTTTTGGGTTTTTCCGTGGGTGAAAACTCAGTGTAGTCGCctttatataaaattgatataTGAGAGTTATTTTAATAACCAAGAATCACTTTAGTACCAACTATGAGATTGAGAGATTCCAAAAGTTACAAGAAACTGAGAAAGACTTGTGAATCTTTTAGAAGACAGTATTTTTGAGATATATACAAAATTTAGGGGTAAGTATGGTTTTAGTCCCTAACATTTTGGtccagaatcgaaatcgtccatCTTGTAATTTTCGAATTAAAATCGtcattaatgttttttttttgtattaaaatcgtcctttttaataaaatttttaatttaattcctaaactacccctattttaataaaaaaaaataaaaataaaaaaaaaaNNNNNNNNNNNNNNNNNNNNNNNNNNNNNNNNNNNNNNNNNNNNNNNNNNNNNNNNNNNNNNNNNNNNNNNNNNNNNNNNNNNNNNNNNNNNCGTTGGGAGTGGGGGGAGTCCGCCCACGAGCCGCCGCCGGAATCACGACCAGAGGAAGACGTCGCCGTTCATGCATGCTCCTGCCACCGCCGCCATTCAccttctgcatctgcttctttgggcttgaatttgttgatttggctttgtgttggatttgttgatttgttgctttctgtttgtgttaaatttgtgttGGATTTGTTGATTTTCTGCTTTCTGTTTTTGCTTCTCTGGTGGAGGTAGAGTNNNNNNNNNNNNNNNNNNNNNNNNNNNNNNNNNNNNNNNNNNNNNNNNNNNNNNNNNNNNNNNNNNNNNNNNNNNNNNNNNNNNNNNNNNNNNNNNNNNNNNNNNNNNNNNNNNNNNNNNNNNNNNNNNNNNNNNNNNNNNNNNNNNNNNNNNNNNNNNNNNNNNNNNNNNNNNNNNNNNNNNNNNNNNNNNNNNNNNNNNNNNNNNNNNNNNNNNNNNNNNNNNNNNNNNNNNNNNNNNNNNNNgtggtggtggtgatggtggtgaaGGAAGTAATTatgttggtagtggtgagggtatttttgtccaaaaaaataaaaaggacgattttaatacgaaaaaaacgttaaagatgattttaaatccaaaattacaagaGAGACGATTTTTATTCTGGCACaaaactttagggaccaaaatcgtacttaccccCAAAATTTATATGTagaaatgaatatttttttaaggCAAATAAACATAATAAACAATATCAGAAATAGGGATATACATTATCCGGTCTAGTTCGAAGATTCAGCCCAAATTCGAATATTTTATGagttaatttggtgtgattttaccGATCCAGAATCggataagaattttaaaaatagattCGATCATTATTTAGAAATCGGATCCGAGTCAATGTGAACCCAACTTCACTAAGTTCATGT harbors:
- the LOC110268069 gene encoding uncharacterized protein LOC110268069; its protein translation is MNMMHCSSVVAVPAAIEGGENRFRRYDGSRSGGPSGGLPSHSHSSYASSSSMRRRRKNDEETCCIINHCNFFFREPRKILLPLAWAELKRVNMQLIFMPGYPCYKPSPFASPFCMALNHYLNVIHWKCL
- the LOC107622655 gene encoding mitochondrial import receptor subunit TOM20 isoform X2: MDLQQNEFDQLLLYEHARKTAEAGYAKNPLDADNLTRWGGALLELSQFQTLPEAKKMIEDAVSKLEEALVVNPKKHGTLWSLGKAHTSQAFLIPDRDEAKVYFDKGAEYFQQAVDEDPSNEQYLKSLEVAAKAPELHVEIHKHSGFAQQQSTGATGATGASTSAGTKIQQLLREEKFDFGATMGSGSGGPGSGLPSHSHGSYASSSSMRKRRKNDEETCFCGLKTLIKKSGTSQNSNRLFHTCPRYQKGSHCNFFKWVEENEHVVVVEGPKGVLKTDVEVEIDYENWKVKLAWRISSLEAEVRVLKMLMCFMFAGLIMVILVGALLCMSYMYR
- the LOC107622655 gene encoding mitochondrial import receptor subunit TOM20 isoform X1; translated protein: MDLQQNEFDQLLLYEHARKTAEAGYAKNPLDADNLTRWGGALLELSQFQTLPEAKKMIEDAVSKLEEALVVNPKKHGTLWSLGKAHTSQAFLIPDRDEAKVYFDKGAEYFQQAVDEDPSNEQYLKSLEVAAKAPELHVEIHKHSGFAQQQSTGATGATGASTSAGTKIQQLLREEKFDFGATMGSGSGGPGSGLPSHSHGSYASSSSMRKRRKNDEETCFCGLKTLIKKSGTSQNSNRLFHTCPRYRKGSHCNFFKWVEENEHVVVVEGPKGVLKTDVEVEIDYENWKVKLAWRISSLEAEVRVLKMLMCFMFAGLIMVILVGALLCMSYMYR